Proteins encoded by one window of bacterium:
- a CDS encoding HNH endonuclease yields MEFVGGSRHLRFEPVPPLAPVSLERFWDEVAWQRRNLEEGDTLVPRPESRSFTVRYRFGGLPAERSERVTATGTETTFLSQHQWGEGTGKVDCGDCGALVRVSCKDPEKMSDGELQDRIVDLAEARARLDGEYLAALGEYASRSGVAGAAHRLREMNRMTSMAARGDARLALELKENDLGDTIEALRAGKVNMAHARVIAREAPKKHRRSEDKFLELCRAYPADIVAKHPFAYQSEEMYADLAAEQAAKSREPADAEYALQRAERKATMNCGADGLWHLRGRFDFLTGRRINQALAAAVRSRKQHEGSADHTPAQHAADALAELLCGQPGGRPDTQLLILADYDCTADTLRNPRLDDGTPLSAELLAQEALDAEVYCAVFNADWTNLALGRSRNASDAQRLILAARDGGCAHCGAHTEATHAHHRLPHAAGGLTEITNLQLLCAPCHTHHHQTDDTDTGHHRASRPEHSDRSKQPPARPPDRPTGNHPPPSTATTRATATTRGP; encoded by the coding sequence ATGGAATTCGTGGGCGGGAGTAGGCATCTGCGTTTCGAGCCGGTGCCGCCGCTTGCGCCGGTGAGCTTGGAGCGGTTCTGGGACGAGGTGGCGTGGCAGCGCCGCAACCTGGAGGAGGGCGACACACTGGTGCCCCGCCCCGAGAGCCGCTCCTTCACGGTGCGCTACCGGTTCGGGGGCCTACCCGCGGAGCGGTCCGAGCGGGTCACCGCCACCGGCACCGAGACGACGTTCCTGTCCCAGCATCAGTGGGGCGAGGGGACCGGCAAGGTCGACTGCGGGGACTGCGGCGCGCTGGTGCGGGTCTCCTGCAAGGATCCCGAGAAGATGAGCGATGGCGAGCTGCAGGACCGGATAGTGGACCTGGCCGAGGCGCGGGCGCGCCTGGACGGGGAGTACCTCGCGGCGCTGGGGGAGTACGCGTCACGCTCGGGCGTGGCGGGCGCGGCGCATCGGTTGCGGGAGATGAACCGCATGACCTCCATGGCGGCCCGCGGCGACGCCCGCCTGGCCCTGGAGCTCAAGGAGAACGATCTCGGCGACACGATCGAGGCCCTCCGCGCCGGGAAGGTGAACATGGCGCACGCGCGGGTGATCGCCCGCGAGGCGCCCAAGAAGCACCGCCGCAGCGAGGACAAGTTTCTCGAGTTGTGCCGCGCCTACCCCGCCGACATCGTCGCCAAGCACCCCTTCGCGTACCAATCCGAGGAGATGTACGCCGACCTTGCCGCCGAACAGGCCGCCAAGAGTCGCGAGCCCGCCGACGCCGAGTACGCCCTCCAGCGCGCCGAACGCAAGGCGACCATGAACTGCGGCGCCGACGGCCTGTGGCACCTGCGGGGCCGCTTCGACTTCCTCACCGGACGGCGAATCAATCAGGCGCTCGCCGCCGCGGTCCGAAGCCGGAAACAGCACGAGGGCTCCGCCGACCACACGCCCGCCCAGCATGCCGCCGACGCGCTCGCCGAACTCCTCTGCGGCCAACCCGGCGGGCGGCCCGACACCCAGCTGCTGATCCTCGCCGACTACGACTGCACTGCCGACACCCTACGGAACCCCCGCCTGGACGACGGCACGCCCCTGTCGGCGGAGCTCCTCGCCCAAGAGGCCCTCGACGCCGAGGTCTACTGCGCCGTGTTCAACGCCGACTGGACCAACCTCGCCCTCGGACGCAGCCGCAACGCCTCAGACGCCCAACGCCTCATCCTCGCCGCCCGCGACGGCGGCTGCGCCCACTGCGGCGCCCACACCGAAGCGACCCACGCCCACCACCGCCTCCCCCACGCCGCCGGCGGCTTGACAGAAATCACCAACCTCCAACTCCTCTGCGCACCCTGCCACACCCACCACCACCAAACCGACGACACCGACACGGGCCACCACCGCGCAAGCCGGCCTGAACACTCCGACCGCAGCAAACAGCCCCCCGCCCGGCCCCCCGACAGACCCACTGGGAACCATCCGCCGCCCTCCACAGCCACCACCCGCGCCACCGCCACCACCCGCGGCCCCTGA
- a CDS encoding PIN domain-containing protein, with the protein MIYLDTSVALAHLLAEDRQPPASLWSETLISSRLLEYEVWVPLHGRGLTGVHGEAARQLIGRVALLELTAPVLARALEPFPGPDALRTLDALHLASCSYLLEHGQSVALASFDRRMTTAARSMNLPLFELDGSP; encoded by the coding sequence TTGATCTATCTCGATACGTCGGTCGCGCTCGCACATCTTCTCGCCGAAGATCGCCAGCCGCCGGCCTCGCTCTGGAGCGAGACCCTGATTTCCAGCCGGTTGCTGGAATACGAGGTTTGGGTCCCGCTGCACGGTCGCGGGCTAACCGGTGTCCACGGCGAGGCGGCCCGCCAGCTGATCGGGCGGGTCGCGCTGCTGGAACTCACCGCACCGGTTCTGGCGCGGGCGCTGGAGCCGTTTCCCGGCCCCGACGCCTTGCGCACCCTCGACGCTCTGCATCTGGCGTCGTGCTCATATCTGCTTGAGCACGGCCAATCGGTCGCTCTGGCCAGCTTCGACCGGCGCATGACCACGGCGGCTCGCTCCATGAACCTGCCACTATTCGAACTGGACGGGTCACCCTGA
- a CDS encoding prevent-host-death protein: MRSVGIKVLNSRLSEYVRLAASGETILVTDRDRVVAELGPLRETRSPVLADAFLADAVRTGMLTPPALGGSGPPPKPPAVARLDEILAELDKSRQDR, from the coding sequence ATGAGGTCGGTCGGGATAAAGGTGCTGAACAGCCGGTTGAGCGAGTACGTCCGGCTTGCCGCGTCGGGCGAGACGATCCTGGTGACCGATCGCGACCGAGTGGTGGCGGAACTCGGACCGCTCAGAGAGACCCGGAGCCCGGTCCTGGCCGATGCCTTCCTAGCCGATGCGGTGCGGACCGGCATGCTCACGCCCCCGGCCCTGGGCGGTTCGGGGCCGCCGCCGAAGCCTCCAGCGGTCGCGCGGCTGGACGAGATTCTGGCTGAATTGGACAAGAGCCGCCAGGACCGTTGA
- a CDS encoding thiamine pyrophosphate-dependent dehydrogenase E1 component subunit alpha: MVSAVMGPHLQPRDALVSTHRPHLHALAKGVDPVQMLAELLERDGLNRGKGGHMHLFDPTANFMCTGIVGSGAPLAAGYALHQKLVAEGGLTVAVVGEGAMNQGAVFETMNLAAVLSLPMVFLCENNDYGISVPRETSTAGNLVERGAGFGIRGWECDGVDPRALDEAFSSAFSETREHARPTLIVAHVYRFRGHYEGDTDHYRPAQEKETALRERDPLSVARRELAGTGWSDDRIAALEGEVASEVAGWFEAARSLPFPDPSEARRGTFVDA; this comes from the coding sequence ATGGTCTCGGCCGTGATGGGTCCGCATCTGCAGCCACGCGACGCGCTCGTGTCCACCCATCGTCCCCATCTCCATGCGCTCGCCAAGGGCGTGGATCCCGTCCAGATGCTCGCCGAGTTGCTGGAGAGGGACGGTCTCAACAGGGGCAAGGGTGGGCACATGCACCTCTTCGATCCGACCGCGAACTTCATGTGCACGGGCATCGTCGGTTCCGGCGCGCCGCTTGCCGCCGGCTATGCGCTCCACCAGAAACTCGTTGCCGAAGGTGGGCTGACCGTCGCCGTCGTCGGTGAGGGAGCGATGAACCAGGGCGCCGTCTTCGAGACCATGAACCTGGCGGCGGTTCTGTCCCTGCCGATGGTCTTCCTGTGCGAGAACAATGACTACGGCATCAGTGTCCCGCGAGAGACTTCCACGGCCGGAAACCTCGTCGAGCGAGGCGCGGGCTTCGGGATCCGCGGATGGGAGTGCGACGGCGTCGACCCGCGGGCGCTGGACGAAGCTTTCTCGTCAGCGTTCTCCGAGACGCGCGAGCATGCGCGTCCAACCCTGATCGTGGCGCACGTGTACCGGTTCCGCGGGCACTACGAGGGCGATACCGACCACTATCGGCCTGCTCAGGAGAAGGAGACCGCTCTCCGGGAGCGGGATCCGCTCTCGGTGGCGCGGCGCGAACTGGCCGGCACCGGTTGGTCGGATGATCGGATCGCTGCACTCGAGGGTGAGGTCGCGAGCGAAGTGGCCGGCTGGTTCGAGGCCGCCCGCTCGTTGCCGTTCCCGGATCCGTCCGAAGCCCGCCGCGGGACCTTTGTCGATGCCTGA
- a CDS encoding alpha-ketoacid dehydrogenase subunit beta produces the protein MPESTSASDRRTGSHLVAEVLMEEMRQDDRIVVFGEDVGALGGVFGATRRLQREFGNARVFDTPISETAFVGMAIGAAQAGLRPVAEIMFVDFVGVCFDQVLNQMAKNHYMSGGRVRVPLVMRTAVGSIGSAAQHSQVLSATFAHIPGIKVLFPATPGDLRGLLVAAIRSDDPVVFLEHKWLLKSRLVELPFNDADSPDSPVEPAAVGEVRRIRDGSDVTIIASGWMVQQAVLAARELESGGISAGVVDIRSLVPLDREGLASEAQRAPCALIVDEDFAGFGTTGEVMASIAERIPGEVRMARHALEVPQPASLVLEEQVVPSARSIVRQAERLLRA, from the coding sequence ATGCCTGAATCGACGAGCGCGTCCGATCGCCGCACCGGCTCGCACCTCGTAGCCGAAGTGTTGATGGAGGAGATGCGGCAGGACGACCGGATAGTCGTGTTCGGCGAGGACGTCGGCGCGCTCGGAGGCGTCTTCGGTGCCACGCGGCGACTGCAGCGTGAGTTCGGCAATGCCCGTGTCTTCGACACACCCATCTCGGAGACGGCGTTCGTCGGCATGGCGATCGGGGCGGCACAGGCAGGGCTGCGGCCGGTCGCCGAGATCATGTTCGTCGACTTCGTCGGCGTGTGCTTCGATCAGGTGCTGAACCAGATGGCCAAGAACCACTACATGTCCGGTGGGCGGGTCAGGGTGCCGCTGGTCATGCGTACCGCGGTCGGCAGCATCGGTTCGGCGGCCCAGCACTCCCAGGTCCTGTCTGCCACCTTCGCCCACATCCCTGGGATCAAGGTGCTCTTCCCCGCGACGCCTGGGGATCTCCGGGGTCTCCTCGTCGCGGCGATCCGGTCGGACGATCCCGTCGTCTTCCTCGAGCACAAGTGGTTGCTGAAGTCACGGCTGGTCGAACTCCCGTTCAACGACGCGGACTCGCCGGACTCGCCGGTCGAGCCTGCGGCGGTCGGCGAGGTGCGCAGGATCCGCGACGGGTCGGATGTCACGATCATCGCCAGCGGCTGGATGGTGCAGCAGGCCGTGCTTGCAGCCCGAGAGCTCGAATCGGGGGGCATCTCTGCGGGGGTCGTGGACATCAGGTCGCTCGTCCCACTCGATCGAGAGGGGCTGGCGAGCGAGGCTCAGAGAGCGCCATGTGCGCTGATCGTGGATGAGGATTTCGCCGGCTTCGGCACCACCGGCGAGGTGATGGCATCCATCGCAGAGCGAATCCCCGGCGAGGTGCGCATGGCGCGGCACGCTCTGGAGGTACCCCAGCCGGCGTCGCTGGTGCTGGAGGAGCAAGTCGTGCCGTCCGCCCGATCCATCGTCCGGCAGGCCGAGCGACTGCTGCGGGCCTGA
- a CDS encoding VOC family protein, with amino-acid sequence MSQVVAFNHFNVTVSDMDRSLVFWRDLLGLDLLGRGIVEYRHLDEIVGLENTRIEWAELALPGGGMIEVFRYHRPVGSAVRPRIPDPGCTHVCLEVEGLDRLVERLRDAGVNTRSRRPVRIPFGDWKDVKSIYVQDPDGVTVELIEQPTGQPQRAAS; translated from the coding sequence ATGTCACAGGTCGTCGCGTTCAATCACTTCAACGTCACCGTGAGCGACATGGATCGCTCGCTCGTGTTCTGGCGGGACCTGCTGGGCCTCGACCTGCTCGGGAGGGGGATCGTCGAGTACCGCCATCTGGATGAGATCGTGGGGCTCGAGAACACCCGCATCGAGTGGGCCGAACTGGCGCTCCCGGGCGGGGGGATGATCGAGGTGTTCCGGTATCACCGTCCGGTGGGCAGCGCCGTGCGCCCTCGGATCCCCGACCCGGGCTGCACGCACGTCTGCCTGGAGGTCGAGGGGTTGGACCGGCTGGTCGAGCGGCTCCGGGACGCCGGCGTCAACACCCGGTCGCGGCGGCCGGTGCGGATCCCGTTCGGCGACTGGAAGGATGTCAAGTCGATCTACGTCCAGGACCCGGACGGGGTCACGGTGGAACTGATCGAGCAACCGACCGGGCAGCCACAGCGCGCCGCGTCATGA
- a CDS encoding SDR family NAD(P)-dependent oxidoreductase, which translates to MSTDRDRRHVVVSGAAGTLGRAICNEFERRGAIVTPLDIEGVTREQRCDVTDEPSVARALEAASARSPVTDVVHAAGALSVGPVIELDATEIRRILDVNLLGAFLVAKQSATFLADGGTITLISSQAGVRSGEYWSLYSASKAGVLRLVESLAVELGPRGIRVNAVCPGSVDTPMMRESITALSQQTGTPEASINENYRAGIPLGRLAQPAEVATVCAFLATEDASFVNGTAIEVDGGEL; encoded by the coding sequence ATGTCGACGGATCGGGACAGGCGCCACGTCGTCGTGAGTGGCGCCGCGGGAACGCTCGGGCGGGCGATCTGCAACGAGTTCGAACGTCGCGGGGCCATTGTCACGCCTCTGGACATCGAGGGTGTGACGCGGGAGCAGCGGTGCGACGTCACCGATGAGCCCTCTGTGGCGCGGGCTCTCGAGGCGGCGTCGGCACGGTCGCCGGTCACCGACGTCGTCCACGCAGCGGGTGCTCTGTCCGTCGGACCTGTGATCGAACTCGACGCGACGGAGATCCGGCGCATCCTGGACGTCAACCTCCTCGGAGCCTTCCTCGTGGCCAAGCAGTCGGCAACGTTCCTGGCCGACGGAGGCACGATCACCCTGATCTCGTCGCAGGCCGGTGTGCGATCGGGCGAGTACTGGTCCCTCTACTCGGCCTCCAAGGCCGGCGTCCTCCGGCTCGTGGAGTCACTGGCCGTCGAACTCGGCCCGCGGGGCATACGCGTCAACGCCGTGTGCCCCGGGTCGGTCGACACACCGATGATGCGCGAGTCCATCACGGCGCTCTCGCAGCAAACGGGGACCCCTGAGGCGTCGATCAACGAGAATTACCGGGCCGGGATTCCCCTCGGACGGCTCGCGCAGCCGGCCGAGGTCGCCACCGTCTGCGCGTTCCTGGCCACCGAGGACGCCTCGTTCGTCAACGGAACTGCCATCGAGGTGGACGGCGGGGAGTTGTGA
- a CDS encoding glutamine synthetase family protein, producing the protein MAVPNYAGRLIGKRLPAARWPSVVESGMAMPDFHLVSAVDNFPVPNMEVTGLHTGFRNGVLRPDVATLAPLPWEPGTVIVLCDTFDSAGEPVDEAPRSILRRQVARLAERGLEATVASELEFYLFRTSYEEAHKAAYSRVEPSYHRHPDNDILIAGYDEPFLEALRGYLAGMGIPVVASQGEGGRGQHELNLRHSDPLGAADTHVLYKLAVKATAQSLNRSVTFMAKPSSDVGSGCHIHLSILGEGRNALGGPGGSLSHTGERFLAGLVGFAGDFTALHAPYANSYRRLRPGSWVPVNATWGFDNRTCLVRVVGSDRDLRFEFRLPGADVNPYLAAAALLASGLAGFDGELGPPPPVAGNAYESDAPGLPADLTEAVQRFGDSEVARAAFGPSVHAHLLGMVRNERDEARAAVTDWDLQRGFENA; encoded by the coding sequence GTGGCTGTGCCGAACTACGCCGGCCGCCTGATCGGCAAGCGCCTGCCCGCGGCGCGGTGGCCCTCCGTGGTCGAGTCGGGCATGGCCATGCCCGACTTCCACCTCGTCTCCGCGGTGGACAACTTCCCCGTGCCGAACATGGAGGTGACCGGACTCCACACCGGGTTCCGCAACGGCGTGCTCCGTCCCGACGTGGCGACCCTTGCACCGCTCCCGTGGGAGCCGGGCACCGTGATCGTCCTGTGTGACACCTTCGACAGCGCGGGCGAGCCGGTTGACGAGGCGCCTCGCAGCATCCTGCGCCGGCAGGTGGCGCGCCTCGCGGAGAGGGGGCTCGAGGCAACGGTGGCCTCGGAGTTGGAGTTCTACCTGTTCCGCACGAGCTATGAGGAGGCGCACAAAGCCGCCTACAGCCGTGTCGAGCCGAGCTATCACCGCCATCCCGACAACGACATCCTGATTGCGGGCTACGACGAGCCGTTCCTCGAGGCGCTGCGCGGGTACCTCGCGGGCATGGGGATCCCGGTCGTGGCCTCCCAGGGCGAAGGCGGGCGCGGCCAGCACGAGTTGAATCTGCGCCACTCCGATCCGCTGGGGGCCGCCGACACCCACGTGCTGTACAAGCTGGCGGTCAAGGCCACCGCTCAGAGCCTGAATCGCTCCGTGACGTTCATGGCCAAGCCCTCGAGCGATGTGGGCTCCGGGTGCCACATCCACCTGTCGATCCTCGGCGAGGGGCGCAACGCTCTCGGTGGACCGGGGGGATCGCTCAGCCACACCGGCGAACGATTCCTCGCGGGTCTGGTGGGATTCGCCGGCGACTTCACGGCGCTTCACGCTCCCTACGCCAACTCGTACCGGCGTCTCCGCCCCGGCTCGTGGGTGCCGGTGAACGCGACCTGGGGTTTCGACAATCGAACCTGCCTGGTCCGGGTCGTCGGGAGCGACCGCGACCTCCGCTTCGAGTTCCGCCTTCCCGGCGCCGACGTCAATCCGTACCTGGCGGCCGCGGCGTTGCTTGCCTCCGGCCTCGCCGGGTTCGACGGCGAACTCGGTCCACCGCCGCCTGTGGCGGGGAATGCCTACGAATCCGACGCTCCGGGGCTTCCCGCCGATCTCACGGAGGCCGTCCAGCGATTCGGGGACTCTGAGGTGGCAAGGGCGGCGTTCGGTCCGAGCGTGCACGCTCACCTGCTCGGCATGGTCCGCAACGAGCGCGACGAGGCGCGAGCAGCTGTGACCGACTGGGATCTCCAGCGCGGCTTCGAGAACGCCTGA
- a CDS encoding phosphotriesterase-related protein encodes MLRTVLGDVDPAEMGITLPHEHVLCDSSAWFSEPTDPEGARLAEAEPTLENLWWMRQHPNSNRFLLYLDDVDTAVRELDAYARLGGRTVVDLSCVGLGGQPEQLAVVSRRTGLNLVLGSGFYVDASLSDDIRAASVEQLADHIVRDLTEGVGGTGVRAGVIGEIGMSHPLTPVEERSLRAAARASLETGAAISVHTAAHAVEVDSALQAADILGEEGADLSRVIMGHMDTTLHRPDYHRRVLDLGCYVEFDLFGHEFFESENDFISPGDYAKTKAVSRLVAEGYESQILLSHDCCFKIQLRTWGGYGYAHLLQNILPRFVLEGVPESVVLQMMTENPARVLPLRQ; translated from the coding sequence ATGTTGCGCACGGTCCTGGGGGACGTGGATCCAGCCGAGATGGGCATCACGCTGCCGCACGAGCACGTGCTGTGCGACAGCTCCGCCTGGTTCTCCGAACCGACCGACCCCGAAGGGGCGCGGCTCGCCGAGGCCGAGCCGACACTCGAGAACCTGTGGTGGATGCGCCAGCACCCGAACTCCAACCGGTTCCTCCTCTACCTGGACGACGTCGACACCGCGGTCCGTGAACTCGACGCCTACGCAAGGCTGGGCGGCCGGACGGTCGTCGACCTGAGCTGTGTCGGTCTCGGCGGGCAGCCCGAACAGTTGGCGGTCGTCTCGCGCCGCACCGGCCTCAACCTCGTGCTCGGCTCGGGCTTCTACGTCGACGCCAGCCTCAGCGACGACATCCGCGCGGCGAGTGTCGAGCAACTCGCCGACCACATCGTCCGGGACCTCACCGAGGGCGTCGGCGGCACGGGTGTCCGCGCCGGCGTGATCGGGGAGATCGGGATGTCCCACCCGCTGACGCCTGTCGAGGAGCGCTCCCTGCGGGCCGCGGCCCGTGCCTCCCTGGAGACCGGCGCCGCCATATCCGTGCACACGGCAGCGCACGCGGTCGAGGTGGACTCCGCGCTCCAGGCAGCCGACATCCTCGGTGAGGAGGGAGCGGACCTGTCGCGGGTGATCATGGGTCACATGGACACCACGCTGCACCGCCCCGACTACCACCGGCGGGTGCTGGATCTGGGTTGCTACGTGGAGTTCGACCTGTTCGGTCACGAATTCTTCGAGAGTGAGAACGACTTCATCTCGCCGGGCGACTACGCCAAGACGAAGGCGGTGAGCCGTCTGGTCGCCGAGGGCTACGAGTCGCAGATCCTGCTCTCCCACGACTGCTGCTTCAAGATCCAGCTCCGTACATGGGGGGGATACGGGTACGCGCACCTCCTCCAGAACATCCTGCCCCGTTTCGTGCTCGAAGGAGTCCCGGAGTCGGTGGTGCTCCAGATGATGACCGAGAACCCGGCGCGCGTGCTGCCCCTCCGGCAATAG
- a CDS encoding ABC transporter permease subunit — MVAERHGDPARVMPPNLRAFSLLDRSRRRSYLPPLATYPSMGWLLAGLLIPVSVFFLFSFWETGVFTLIRTWSLDQYREVVTDDLYYGLILRTLLLGLTVSAVVLPVAYLGAYVLRFIISRGRRMILFLIVASALASYLVRIYAWKAILTPAGILNSALDSLGLISEPLTLLGRPGVIIALTHILVPIAMLPIAGAMESVNPDLIRASRDLGAGPVETFLRVTLPLTARGVLTAFVLTFVLAVGDYVTPQLVGGKGSLMIGRVIFDQFGITGNYALASALSFSLIVAAAAFIVGVLLCVRVLTGGARCLGAMATAARARQVRPAWPVWVRRLPWGHAYLLLLLLFLWVPLILVLILSFNQLPIASLPITGWTLDWYREIFTDETIRGGFGTSLKVAGLVVAIGLAIGLPTAFAVTRRTFVTKPALMGAVVLPIALPGVVVGFSILAMFRFLEWIPSMRSIVLGQVTLVLPFVVLIVMAALQNFDRNVEEAARDLGCSYWGALRRVTLRILLPIIAGTGLIVFAISMDEFVVTNFIAGTDPTLPPVIWSIMNRRGIPPTVNAVASILMVVPLIAAVVYMALTRRTQRRPDAVTGRAGGEEDVDARLPFT, encoded by the coding sequence TTGGTCGCCGAGCGACATGGCGATCCTGCCCGGGTGATGCCGCCGAACCTGCGAGCATTCAGTCTGCTCGACCGGTCCCGGCGCCGGAGCTACCTGCCTCCGCTCGCAACCTACCCGAGCATGGGCTGGCTGCTCGCCGGCCTCCTCATTCCCGTCAGCGTGTTCTTCCTGTTCAGCTTCTGGGAGACGGGGGTCTTCACACTCATCCGAACCTGGTCCTTGGACCAGTATCGGGAGGTCGTCACCGACGATCTCTACTACGGCCTCATCCTGCGGACACTGTTGCTGGGGTTGACGGTTTCCGCAGTCGTTCTCCCGGTGGCCTATCTCGGGGCCTACGTCCTGCGATTCATCATCTCGCGAGGTCGCCGGATGATCCTGTTCCTCATCGTGGCTTCGGCCCTGGCGTCATACCTCGTACGGATTTATGCCTGGAAGGCGATCCTGACCCCCGCCGGCATCCTGAACTCCGCGCTCGACTCGCTCGGCCTGATCAGCGAGCCTCTGACGTTGCTCGGCCGGCCGGGCGTGATCATCGCATTGACCCACATCCTCGTCCCCATCGCGATGCTCCCGATCGCCGGGGCCATGGAGTCGGTCAATCCCGATCTGATTCGCGCCAGCCGGGACCTGGGCGCCGGACCCGTCGAGACATTCCTGAGAGTCACACTCCCGCTCACCGCCAGAGGCGTCCTCACGGCGTTCGTCCTGACCTTCGTGCTGGCGGTCGGCGACTACGTGACCCCTCAGCTCGTCGGGGGCAAGGGAAGCCTGATGATCGGCCGTGTGATCTTCGACCAGTTCGGGATCACCGGCAACTACGCCCTGGCCTCAGCCCTGTCGTTCTCGCTGATCGTCGCGGCGGCCGCATTCATCGTCGGTGTCCTCCTGTGCGTAAGGGTGCTCACGGGGGGAGCGCGCTGCCTCGGCGCAATGGCCACTGCCGCTCGCGCTCGTCAAGTGCGGCCTGCGTGGCCGGTGTGGGTCAGGCGCCTGCCCTGGGGGCACGCCTACCTGCTCCTGCTGCTGCTGTTCCTGTGGGTGCCACTGATCCTCGTTCTGATCCTCTCGTTCAATCAACTGCCGATCGCCTCCCTGCCGATCACCGGCTGGACCCTCGACTGGTACAGGGAGATCTTCACCGACGAGACGATCCGCGGTGGGTTCGGGACGAGCCTCAAGGTGGCCGGCCTGGTCGTCGCCATCGGATTGGCGATCGGACTCCCGACCGCGTTCGCGGTGACCCGCCGAACCTTCGTCACCAAGCCCGCCCTCATGGGAGCGGTCGTTCTCCCGATCGCCCTGCCGGGGGTCGTGGTGGGCTTCTCGATTCTGGCGATGTTCCGATTCCTCGAGTGGATCCCGTCGATGCGATCCATCGTGCTCGGCCAGGTGACGCTGGTGCTCCCGTTCGTGGTCCTGATCGTGATGGCGGCGCTACAGAACTTCGATCGGAACGTCGAGGAGGCCGCGAGGGATCTGGGCTGCAGCTACTGGGGAGCGCTGAGGCGGGTGACCCTGCGGATCCTGCTCCCCATCATCGCCGGAACGGGACTGATCGTCTTCGCCATCTCGATGGACGAGTTCGTGGTGACCAACTTCATCGCCGGGACGGACCCGACGCTCCCACCGGTCATCTGGAGCATCATGAACCGTCGCGGGATCCCGCCGACCGTCAACGCGGTGGCCTCGATCCTGATGGTCGTGCCACTCATCGCCGCGGTGGTGTACATGGCGCTGACACGTCGGACCCAGCGGAGGCCCGATGCGGTCACGGGCAGAGCCGGCGGCGAGGAGGACGTCGACGCGAGGCTCCCGTTCACATAG
- a CDS encoding ABC transporter ATP-binding protein: MDLQISQGEFVTLLGPSGCGKTTLLRIVAGLDRLDTGDVEISGHTSTSTPPEQRPVNYVFQHYALFPHLDVADNVRFGLKVARTPREEAAERVGTAISMVQLEGLEARRVDQLSGGQQQRVALARAIVNRPDVLLLDEPLGALDLKLRKEMQLELRALHRRLGGTFVYVTHDQEEALVMSNRVVIMRSGRIMQDGTPQDIYRNPRNRFVAEFIGETNLLAAQATEAAITVRNLDLRIPNESDATGDVSLSVRPEHLRLDDGAGTIEAERLSVGGELLDSIFLGSLYRHLVRLGDGSILTVQELAIDDRHHAIGSRVVVSWSPSDMAILPG; this comes from the coding sequence GTGGACCTGCAGATCTCGCAGGGGGAGTTCGTCACGCTGCTGGGTCCGTCCGGCTGTGGCAAGACGACGCTGCTGCGCATCGTGGCCGGACTCGATCGCCTCGACACCGGCGACGTCGAGATCTCCGGGCACACCTCCACGTCGACACCTCCAGAGCAGCGTCCGGTCAACTACGTCTTCCAGCACTACGCCCTCTTCCCGCACCTCGACGTCGCCGACAACGTCCGGTTCGGCCTCAAGGTCGCACGCACTCCTCGGGAAGAAGCCGCCGAGAGAGTCGGGACGGCGATCTCCATGGTCCAACTCGAAGGACTCGAGGCTCGGAGAGTGGACCAGTTGTCCGGCGGCCAGCAGCAGCGCGTTGCGCTGGCGCGGGCGATCGTCAACCGGCCTGACGTTCTCCTCCTCGACGAGCCGCTCGGCGCGCTCGACCTCAAGCTGCGAAAGGAGATGCAACTCGAACTCCGAGCCCTGCACCGGCGACTGGGCGGGACATTCGTGTACGTCACGCATGACCAGGAAGAAGCCTTGGTGATGTCGAACCGGGTGGTGATCATGCGGTCCGGGCGGATCATGCAGGACGGCACCCCCCAGGACATCTACCGGAATCCTCGCAACCGCTTCGTGGCGGAGTTCATCGGCGAGACGAACCTGCTGGCGGCACAGGCCACCGAGGCGGCGATCACTGTGCGCAATCTCGATCTGCGAATCCCGAACGAGTCAGACGCCACCGGTGACGTCTCCCTCTCCGTGCGGCCCGAGCACCTGAGACTGGACGATGGAGCGGGAACCATCGAGGCGGAGAGGCTCAGTGTCGGCGGTGAACTCCTCGACTCGATTTTCCTCGGCTCGCTGTACCGGCACCTCGTCCGGCTCGGCGACGGCAGCATTCTCACCGTGCAGGAGCTGGCCATCGACGACCGGCATCATGCAATCGGGTCGCGGGTGGTCGTGAGTTGGTCGCCGAGCGACATGGCGATCCTGCCCGGGTGA